A genomic segment from Melanotaenia boesemani isolate fMelBoe1 chromosome 9, fMelBoe1.pri, whole genome shotgun sequence encodes:
- the LOC121646253 gene encoding ubiquitin carboxyl-terminal hydrolase 29-like: MNSHKKEKAASDGKIKESRNAGDKRVRFTTEMVRSLEKPENNREKFNVHPTDGATSIMSQQVLCPGFPNPARSCYMNSSLQTLLTLKEFVEDVRSQEDLFGQCHEAELMKCFMNIVRCHNSDNALLKLHILNKFKRVISAKAPEFEDAGNKDAHEFLTAVLDQMDSLALPLHQTAAIVGGNYTCPIARNFAFEMQNTRTCKRCGDQSITQENFTSLSLDLISELSVQQLLQMYQMETQLEYMCDCGGTTSGRETTFLTLPKYLILHLKRFKFTEDLQMMKLHDPIILLKELMMTSHQDEGWYSLVSVISHLGSSYDDGHYVSDGLHPYEDQDNNAERWLHYDDVNVYYNTGDNAREACKNTSYVLFYQRRV; encoded by the exons ATGAACagccacaaaaaagaaaaggctgcctctgatgggaaaataaaagaatcacGAAATGCAGGAGACAAAAGGGTTAGATTCACCACAGAGATGGTCAGAAGTCTTGAGAAACCAGAAAACAA CAGAGAGAAGTTCAACGTCCACCCCACTGATGGAGCAACCAGCATCATGTCCCAGCAGGTCCTGTGTCCTGG CTTCCCGAACCCAGCCCGGAGCTGCTACATGAACTCCAGCCTCCAGACTCTGCTGACACTCAAAGAGTTTGTGGAAGACGTCCGCTCCCAGGAGGACTTGTTTGGACAGTGTCATGAGGCTGAGCTGATGAA ATGTTTCATGAACATTGTTAGATGTCACAACTCAGACAATGCCCTCCTAAAGCTTCACATCCTCAATAAGTTTAAGAGGGTCATTTCTGCGAAGGCGCCAGAATTTGAGGATGCTGGAAACAAA GATGCCCATGAGTTCCTGACAGCCGTCCTAGACCAGATGGACAGCCTGGCTTTACCTCTGCATCAGACGGCAGCCATTGTGGGGGGAAACTACACCTGCCCCATAGCAAGAAACTTTGCATTCGAAATGCAGAACACCAGGACATGTAAAAG ATGTGGTgaccagtccatcacacaggAGAACTTCACCAGTCTCTCTCTGGACCTGATTTCTGAACTTTCAGTGCAGCAGCTGCTCCAGATGTACCAAATG GAGACACAGCTGGAGTACATGTGCGACTGTGGTGGAACGACATCAGGACGAGAGACCACATTTCTGACCCTCCCAAA ATACCTCATATTACATCTGAAGAGGTTTAAGTTCACTGAGGACCTGCAGATGATGAAGCTGCATGACCCCATCATCCTCCTCAAGGAGCTGATGATGACCTCCCACCAG GATGAAGGTTGGTACAGCCTGGTTAGTGTCATCAGCCATCTGGGATCATCATACGATGATG GACACTACGTGAGTGACGGGTTGCACCCGTACGAGGACCAGGACAACAACGCTGAGCGTTGGCTCCACTACGACGACGTAAACGTCTACTATAACACCGGAGATAATGCCAGAGAGGCGTGTAAGAACACGTCATACGTCCTTTTCTACCAGAGAAGG GTGTAG